The following is a genomic window from Verrucomicrobiota bacterium.
CACCTCCAACTCCGCACTCCGTACGGTTCCCAAGGGCTTCAGGACTGCAAATCCAGTGATCACCGAAAGCATGGTGGCGGTAGCTCCTATTACGAGGCCGGCCATCCGCCGGTTATCCATAAGCAGAGACTGAGATACTTCCAGTTCTTCCTGGAGGAGGGTGGAGGCGATGGCCAGGGGAGCAGACAATCCGAGAAGCAGTCCCAAAGCGCCACACATTAAGCGCCAGCTGAAAAGATCCGCTCGCTCCTCTTTGGATCCAGAAAGATCATTGACCATGGCGAGGTGTGGGACACCGACCAGTGTCAGCGATGTATTGAGAAGCAAATACATACCCAACAGATAAAGAAAAAGCGACCATTGGCCGGTGGAAGCAGGCGGGTTAAATAGACAAGCAAAGGCAATTCCCATGAGGACGGTTCCTGCAAAAAAATAGGGCAGCCGCTTTCCCGCAGCGGTTTTCGCTTTCGTCTGGTCCGAAATTACACCCATGAGTGGATCGCTCACCGCGTCCCAGGCTACAGCAAGGGCCAGAGCCAGTCCCGCAAAAAGCGGATTCAATCCCGCCACCACATACAATTCGAGCAAATAGATCTGCAGCATGAGTTCCACGGCGCTGAGACCGATCTCCGCCAGTCCGAAGCCTGATTTAGTTCGCCAGGTCATTGGCCTACCTCTCTCCGAAAAGGTACAGAAGACTATCAGGCGGAGGTATAAATTTAGCTTGATTCAGAGAATCCTGAATGGTCAGAAACTTTAACAAAAGCAGAGCAGCGTTTTGAATCATAGTTACGATTGCCTGAGCAATTCCCGGCTAAGCTTTCGCGATTTAGGATGATCCCCCAACCAGATTGAGAAGTAAATTTGTGCAAAACGTTCCCCTGGGATGGTCACTTCTTCTTGTCCATTGAAAAGAAGCGAAGTGCCTCGAGAGGGTTGATGGACAAGGGTATACTCATCACCTTTTTTTACATCGAGGTAAGCGGAGTTTATTTTTCTAAGATGCTCTTCAATTTCATCTAGCTCTTCCTTGGAATAAAGATCGCCAAGGACCTCATCTGCACTGCCGATTAGGTGTTCCTTTTTAAAATTTCGATCATAGCGCAAACGGAGA
Proteins encoded in this region:
- a CDS encoding chalcone isomerase family protein is translated as MIKRIQYLILGLSIVTLTQVAAEPISPNTLVYDESNYVKVSSTSVKALGFIKLLTACLYVGEGYEVDDYPDTIPLALRLRYDRNFKKEHLIGSADEVLGDLYSKEELDEIEEHLRKINSAYLDVKKGDEYTLVHQPSRGTSLLFNGQEEVTIPGERFAQIYFSIWLGDHPKSRKLSRELLRQS